Proteins encoded within one genomic window of Dasypus novemcinctus isolate mDasNov1 chromosome 17, mDasNov1.1.hap2, whole genome shotgun sequence:
- the EHD3 gene encoding EH domain-containing protein 3 gives MFSWLGSDDRRRKDPEVFQTVSEGLKKLYKSKLLPLEEHYRFHEFHSPALEDADFDNKPMVLLVGQYSTGKTTFIRYLLEQDFPGMRIGPEPTTDSFIAVMQGEVEGIIPGNALVVDPKKPFRKLNAFGNAFLNRFVCAQLPNPVLESISVIDTPGILSGEKQRISRGYDFAAVLEWFAERVDRIILLFDAHKLDISDEFSEVIKALKNHEDKMRVVLNKADQIETQQLMRVYGALMWSLGKIVNTPEVIRVYIGSFWSHPLLIPDNRKLFEAEEQDLFRDIQSLPRNAALRKLNDLIKRARLAKVHAYIISSLKKEMPSVFGKDNKKKELVNNLAEIYGRIEREHQISPGDFPNLRRMQDQLQAQDFSKFQPLKSKLLEVVDDMLAHDIAQLMVLVRQEETQRPVQMVKGGAFEGTLHGPFGHGYGEGAGEGIDDAEWVVARDKPMYDEIFYTLSPVDGKITGANAKKEMVRSKLPNSVLGKIWKLADIDKDGMLDDEEFALANHLIKVKLEGHELPNELPAHLLPPSKRKVAE, from the exons ATGTTCAGCTGGCTGGGTTCCGACGACCGCCGGAGGAAGGACCCCGAGGTCTTCCAGACGGTGAGCGAGGGGCTCAAGAAACTCTACAAGAGCAAGCTCCTGCCCCTGGAGGAGCATTATCGCTTCCACGAGTTCCACTCGCCTGCGCTGGAGGATGCCGACTTCGACAACAAGCCCATGGTCCTGCTGGTGGGCCAGTACTCCACGGGGAAGACCACCTTCATCAG GTACCTGCTGGAACAGGATTTCCCAGGTATGCGGATCGGCCCCGAGCCAACCACTGACTCCTTCATTGCGGTGATGCAGGGAGAGGTGGAGGGAATCATTCCCGGAAACGCCCTGGTGGTGGATCCCAAGAAGCCCTTCAGGAAACTCAATGCCTTTGGCAACGCCTTCTTGAACAG GTTCGTGTGTGCCCAGCTGCCCAACCCCGTGCTGGAGAGCATCAGCGTCATCGACACGCCGGGAATCCTCTCTGGGGAGAAGCAGAGAATCAGCCGAG GGTATGACTTTGCAGCTGTCCTCGAGTGGTTTGCCGAGCGGGTCGACCGCATCATCCTGCTCTTCGACGCCCACAAGCTGGACATCTCTGATGAGTTCTCTGAGGTCATCAAGGCCCTCAAGAACCATGAGGACAAGATGCGGGTGGTGCTGAACAAGGCTGACCAGATCGAGACGCAGCAGCTCATGCGGGTCTACGGGGCCCTCATGTGGTCCCTGGGGAAGATCGTCAACACCCCCGAGGTGATCCGGGTCTACATCGGCTCCTTCTGGTCCCACCCGCTCCTCATCCCTGACAACCGGAAGCTCTTTGAGGCCGAGGAGCAGGACCTGTTCAGAGACATCCAGAGTCTGCCCCGAAACGCTGCCCTGCGCAAGCTCAACGACCTCATCAAGAGAGCGAGGCTGGCCAAG GTCCATGCCTACATCATCAGCTCTCTGAAGAAGGAGATGCCCTCGGTGTTTGGAAAGGACAACAAGAAGAAGGAGTTGGTGAACAACCTGGCTGAGATTTATGGCCGAATCGAGCGGGAGCACCAGATCTCGCCCGGGGACTTTCCCAACCTGAGGAGGATGCAG GACCAGCTGCAAGCCCAGGACTTCAGCAAATTCCAGCCTCTAAAAAGCAAGCTCCTGGAGGTGGTGGATGACATGCTGGCCCATGACATTGCCCAGCTCATGGTGCTGGTGCGCCAGGAGGAGACCCAGCGGCCTGTGCAGATGGTGAAGGGAGGAGCATTCGAGGGCACCCTGCATGGCCCCTTCGGGCACGGCTATGGGGAGGGGGCCGGTGAGGGCATCGATGATGCTGAGTGGGTGGTGGCCAGGGACAAGCCCATGTACGACGAGATTTTCTACACCCTGTCTCCGGTGGACGGCAAGATCACAGGCGCCAACGCCAAAAAGGAGATGGTGCGCTCCAAGCTGCCCAACAGTGTGCTGGGCAAGATCTGGAAGCTGGCCGACATCGACAAGGACGGCATGCTGGATGACGAGGAGTTTGCTCTGGCCAACCACCTCATCAAGGTCAAGCTGGAGGGGCACGAGCTGCCCAACGAGCTGCCCGCCCACCTCCTGCCACCTTCCAAGAGGAAAGTCGCCGAGTGA